A part of Doryrhamphus excisus isolate RoL2022-K1 chromosome 8, RoL_Dexc_1.0, whole genome shotgun sequence genomic DNA contains:
- the lim2.3 gene encoding lens intrinsic membrane protein 2.3, giving the protein MYSFMGGGLFCAGVGNILLIVSTATDYWMQYRHSSNYMHQGLWRYCVPGKCMTHTDSIAYWDATRAFMILSLLACFIGIVIGVMAFIHYSSFDGFDKTFAAGILFFISCFFVLLAMAVYTGVTVNYYGKRYGSWRFSWSYIMGWVAVVLTFFSGIFYMCAYRMHECPRNSNSR; this is encoded by the exons ATGTACAGCTTCATGGGAGGTGGCTTGTTCTGCGCCGGAGTGGGCAACATTCTCCTCATTGTCTCCACGGCAACAGACTACTGGATGCAATACCGCCACTCCAGCAACTACATGCACCAGGGCCTGTGGCGCTACTGCGTGCCCGGGAAATGCATGACGCACACGGACAGCATCG CGTACTGGGATGCCACCCGGGCCTTCATGATTCTGTCCCTGCTGGCGTGCTTCATCGGCATCGTGATCGGGGTCATGGCCTTCATCCACTACTCCTCCTTTGATGGCTTTGACAAGACGTTTGCAGCCGGCATCCTCTTCTTCATCTCCT GCTTCTTCGTACTGCTGGCCATGGCAGTGTACACGGGCGTGACAGTCAACTACTACGGTAAACGCTATGGGAGCTGGCGCTTCTCGTGGTCGTACATCATGGGCTGGGTGGCGGTGGTGCTCACCTTCTTCTCAG GTATCTTCTACATGTGTGCCTACCGCATGCATGAATGCCCGCGGAACTCAAACTCACGCTGA